CGACGAACTGCAGAAACTGCCCGGTGTAGGACGTAAAACAGCGAATGTCATCGCTTCCGTTGTCTACAACAAACCGACAATGGCAGTAGATACGCATGTATTCCGTGTAGCCAACCGCATCGGTCTGACCAACAACAGCAAGACACCGCTCGAAACGGAAAAGGAATTGGTGAAGAATATTCCGGAAAAACAGATACCGATCGCCCACCATTGGCTGATCCTGCACGGACGATACGTCTGCGTGGCACGAAAGCCCAAATGTGAATCCTGCGGCCTGACGCCCTGGTGCAAACATTTCCTGAAGGTAAAACTATAACACATGAGAATATACAGGCGGGAAATAGTGATCATCCTCTTAACTGCTCTCGCTACCCTGTCAGCAGTCTACTACTTTTTCGGCGACATGAAAAAGAGTAAGGAGCTGGCACAAACCGACCTGTACACATTGACTGCCCCGGCTTCGGAAGCTATACTCGCTGTCAATCGCCCTGCCGTCTTCGCCAAAGTCATACTGACGAAAGAGTTTGTTTACGAGGCGTTCGCCTCCGAAATACCGGATATATACCTGAACATTATCCGGAAGAATCCGGAGATAGCTTCGCTGCATTTCTCGTTTCATCCGCAAGGGGTTGTCATGTACGCTAAAGCGGACAACAGCATCGTCCGGCAAATCGAGGAGAATGTACAGAAACACTTCTTCAAATCGTTCGCTCCCCAGCAACAGTCCAAAGGGGGAATTACATTCACCTATTGCCCGGATGCGGGGAACAGATTCTTCGGATATTACCAGTACAACGGCATTTGGGTGGCAAGTTACAGCAAGAAGTTGCTGGAAGAAGTGGCATCCATACAAAGGAAACAGCAGAACAGCCTGTCGAAAGAACAGATGCAGCTCCGCAAAACACTCGACAGCAACGCTCCGCTCAACCTGATGATCCAGTCGAAATTGTTGGATTTATACGTAAAAAGCAACGATTCGACCTTGTGGAGGGTCAGTGACAGATGGCTGGCAGCCGACTTGTTCGAAAGCGAAGGAAATATCTGTTATTTCAGCAACCTGCCTTATCTCGAACCTGCTGACACACTTTTCCGTACGATAGCCGATACTTTATCCCTCAGGCTGGAACAACATTTCCCCCAGCTACATATCTCCAACCAAATCTACGAAGAAGACGGAAAGTTCTTTTACACGGGATGCACCAACCCGTCATACGCCAGATGAACATGCTCAGGCAGCATCTTTTCCACCTCGGCATGCAATCCGATCCGGTGACTCATATGGATAAGGAAAGCTTCTTTCGGACGCAAGCATTCGATCAGGGCAAGCGCCTCATCCAGGCTCTCATGTGCCGGATGCTCCCCTTTCCGGAGAGCGGTCAGGATAAGTACGTCCAATCCCTGTAACTTGGCAAACTCTTCCTCCGGAAGCGACTTCAGATCAGTCAGATAAGCCATATTCCCAATCCGATACCCCAGGATAGGCAAGCGCCCGTGCATCACGCGGACCGGCACGATCGGCAAACCGGCGGCAACGAAAGGTGTATCGTCTATATCATGAAGCTCCAGCTTCGGAACACCGGGATATTTATGTTCGCGAAAGACATAAGGAATGCGGGTACGGATCGCTTCAGCCACATTCTCCTCCGCGTAGATATCCACACTCTTGTCGCGGGTAAAGGGACGCAGGTCGTCCAGCCCTCCGACATGGTCATAATGCTCGTGCGAGATCAGAACTGCATCCAGCTGATACGTTTTGCTTTGTATCATCTGCCAGCGGAAATCCGGTCCGCAGTCCAACAAAATACGTTTGCCCTCTGTTTCTACTAATACCGATGTGCGCAGACGCCAGTCGCGAGGGTCTTTACTTGTACATACTTCACACTGACAGCCTATTTCGGGAACTCCGGTCGAAGTCCCCGTTCCCAAAAATGTAATTTTCATTATCCTACATATTTAACCTCAGGCATTATCTCGATGCCAAAACGATCTTTTACAGCGGTACGGATACTTTCAGCCACCAAAGCGATCTCGTGCCCCTTCGCCTCTCCCAGATTGACGAGGACCAACGCCTGCTTTTCGTATACTCCGACCTGCCCATGCGACTTTCCTTTGAAACCGCATTGCTCGATCAACCAGCCGGCGGGCACTTTCACTTTTCCCTCGCCTGCCGGATAAGAAGGTATTGCCGGATACTGCTCCTTCAGCTTGTCGAACTGAGCCGACGGAATAACCGGATTCATAAAGAAACTGCCGGCATTTCCCAGCTTTTCCGGATCGGGCAGCTTCTCCTCACGGATCGTGATCACTGCCTGGCGAACAGCATCCAAAGTAACCTCCGGATAAGCAGACAACGCCTCCTTCAGGTTTCCGTAATTTATGGAGAAAACAGGTTTCTTATCCAACCGCAATAATATATATGTAACAATGTACGGATCGTTATGTTCGTTTTTGAAATAGCTGGAGCGGTAACCGTACTGGCATTCTTCGTTCGTGAAAATCCGTTTCTCGAAAGTCAGCTGGTTGTATGTTTCGACACTTTCTATCACATCTTTTATCTCCGCTCCGTAGGCTCCGATATTCTGGATAGCGGCAGCACCTGCCTCACCGGGGATCAGAGACAGGTTCTCGATCCCTCCCCAGCCGTTGGCAACGGCATGCGCAACAACGTCGTCCCACTTCTCAGCGGCCCCGACACGCAGCCAGATATGCTCGTCGGTTTCCTTCTCCACGCTGATACCTTTGATGGCAGAGTGTAGAATGATACCGTTAAAGTCATTTATAAATAACAGATTGCTTCCGCATCCGATATGTAATGACAAACATTCCTGAAAATACTCGTCCCGTAAGATCCGTCCTAATTCTTCTTCGTTCGTATATTCCATGAACCACCGTGTTTTCACCGGCAGATGAAATGTATTATGCTTCTCCAGGGAGTAATTTTCTTCTATCCTCATAATATCTGTTTATTTATTGCAGGACAAAAGTAGCCAGAAAATTGAAAATGGAGAATTGAAAATTGAAAATTATTCCATCAAACTCTTAATCGGTCATTTTCAATTTTCCATTTTCAATTATCAATTATCACAGGGTATCGACGATTTCACGCTGTTTCGTAAAAAAGATCATTCGCTGTATCTCTCCGCTCTGCGAGATCAAGGTGGAATAACGCTTCAACGACTGGATCCATTCTTTCTGGGCACGGCATACTTCCGGATGCTGCGAATCCATATAGTTGATTGCATACAGGCGGAACATGCACAACTGGAAACTTCCTTTCTCCAGGAACGTGTAAGTCGCTTCGAAATTGATATTCGACAGATACATATATGCTTTGTTGCCGTTCGGATATTCTCCCCGCGCCGCGATCTGTTCCATTTCGTCCAGCAAACGGTGAAGTTCCTGCTTCATCACGTCGATATCGTCGTCGGTCAGCATATTCAATCCGGCAAAGTATTTGATCTCCCTGACCAGCGACTGGAAAATGTTGCTATCTAATATTGTATAGGACGACGGTACCTGACGGACTTCCTGCATCAACCGGCGCTGCGACTCCAGCACCTTCTCAGGCACCACTATATCTGACATGCTCGCCGTTATCTTCATCCCGTTGTTCTGATGCATCCAGCGACAGAGACGAAATTTGGTCAAACGCTCAAAAGGCGAATATAAAGTAAACGGCACAATGTTACACGCCGTGCTGAGGACTGATTTCGGATCGTCCTTGAGGAAAGCAAATTGTTTTTGGTACCGTTTGAGAATATCATGGTAATTATCCATCTGGCTCATGGTATTGGAAACGTTCAGATTAAAAACGGCTCCTTCCGAGCGGTTGGTTCCCACAATCTGATCCAGCGAGATACCCAGGCTCTGAGACAACAATGATACTTCAAAAAAAGTAAACGGAACCTCTCCGCGCAACCGGCGATAGACAGCCTCTTTTCCTATGGATATGACATCCATAATATAATTGGCCAGATTCGTCTCCTCCGGGAGATGTTCTCTCATGGCTTTTATAAGCCCGTTATTCAATGCATCTTTCATAATTATTAGCGTGTTATTTTACTGTTTCTACTCATACATTTTCATAGCGTTTGTTTCGATTACCGCAACCGGGTGTGAATTAACGTTTTTTGTTTCTCAAATCGTAACAAAAGCCCGGAGCTATTGTTTAATAAGAAATGAAAGCCAATTTGCTTAGTTGGAAAAAGACACCATATAAAAAAAGCAATGGCTTACATTTGCAATGTATATAATCATTAAAAAGAAACACTCATGAACAAAGCAGAACTTATCGAAGCCTTAGCAGATAAGGCAGGGTTACAAAAACAGAAAGCAAAAAAAGTATTAGATGCTTACATCGAGATCGTAACCGAAAAAATGTCACAGAAAGAGGAAATCACTCTTATTGGTTTTGGTACTTTAATACCTAGACCTCAAACAAGTCGCCTGGCTCGTAATCCAAAAACTGGTACTCCGGTACAAATTCCAGCCAGAACAACGGTAAAGTTCAAACCCGGTAAATTCTTGCTGGAAGCTATGAACGGTACTGGAGAGAAAAAATAATATGATTTTTCTATAACTTCCTTCTTGCCTCTGCAGGAAGGAAGTTTTTTATACCTCCTTTTCTTTTATCTGATCATATCTGCAAAAGTACACACAGATTCTTAGTAAAATGAGGTATTTTTTACGAATAACAGAGCACCCCGGTTCTAATTAAACAACCCACAGCATGTCCCCAACTCAATTATCGCAATTTCGGAATCCGAACAACCCTCCCTGTTTCGGAATATGAAACTTTTGTCCCTAATTTAGAATTTTACAGAGAAACATTTGTGTGGTGCTCTAATTATATATAATTTCGGCTCCGAAAAAAATTAGTCTGCATAACACAATTGAATACAAATGAAAATAGTTAATCTTGGGGAATCAAACTCCGTCCTGAACAGGTTCGTATCCGAACTCAGAGATGTAAATATCCAAAAAGACAGCCTCCGTTTCCGCAGAAACATCGAACGTATCGGTGAAATCATGGCTTACGAGATCAGCAAAGATTTTGCTTACAGCCGGAAAGAAATTCAGACGCCACTGGGCATCGCGCCGATGAACACACCCGACGACCGGATCGTGATCAGCACTATCTTACGTGCAGGACTGCCTTATCATCAGGGCTTTTTGAGTTATCTCGATTATGCAGAAAACGCCTTTGTCTCTGCTTACCGCAAATACAAAGACCGCTTGAATTTCGATATCCACATCGAATATATAGCCTCTCCAAGACTGACCGAAAAAACTTTGATCATTACCGATCCGATGCTTGCAACCGGAAGTTCGATGGAACTCGCCTACGAAGCGTTACTGACCAAAGGTCATCCGTCTCACATCCACGTAGCCTCCATCATCGCCAGCAAACAGGCTATCGAATACCTGCAACGAAAAATGCCGGACGACAAGACAACAATCTGGATCGCCGCACTCGACGATGAACTGGATGATCATTCATACATCATCCCCGGATTGGGTGATGCCGGTGATTTGGCTTACGGGGAAAAGGAATAATTGAGATATAAAAAAGCTATGGTTCTTTAACCCATAGCTTTTTTCTTATATATGCAGAACTAACAAAAGGTTTTTCATTCTATCAGACTTTCACTATCATCTGAATACCGTGTCATATTCCTTTTCACGCACTCTCTGTTTGTATTAGCATAGCAATATACGCAAAAATGGCGGCAAGTATTATACATTCCGATGTCTTTACTCACCATACAACCGCAAATCTTTCGTTGTCCTTTATCTTTCAAATTCTTTTGTTTGTCAGGAATAGCTGGTAAAAGACCAAACAGATCAGGTTCTGGAAATTTACCTGTCCGAAGATAATAAACCAATTCGTAATCATCCCCAAAGACACGCTCCATCAGTTCACCGTCAATGCAACGATTGTGTTCAATACCATAAACAACAAGATCAATATCCTCAGCACAAGTAGCAAGCGTAACATGCCAACCTTCAGAAGCCCAGACTTCTCTCAACTTTACCAAACCCTCTACAACCTCTTGACGTTGCATCGCATTCATCTCTGCTGTTTCCACACCCTCTTTCGTAAAACAATTCGTTTCCTTTACCAGGTTGTTCTGCACCTTATGGTATGCCTTTACATCCACAAAACTGAATACGAGTTTGTCAGTATATCCTTTCAAACGATTTCCAATTTTCCATATCCGGCTAAGTAACATGCGTGGTGTAATAGTCGGCGTGATAATCAACGGATCGAATCGCCATATCATTCGCTCGTGACCGATTTGATCAGACAATTGCCGAAAAGTGTCTATTCGTTGTTCCACACTTGGTACATTCGGTTCAAGACCTTCATTCACATAATCATTCAATGTCACTTGAAAATAATAATGAATGCCACGTTTATCCAGTTCTTTCAGATAAGGCAATATCGGTTTCGGATTCTTTGTCCAAAACACAATGACTTTACACCGCCCAAACGATACATACATTTTCTGTCGGTTAAACGGATTATACCACACACAATATCCTTTATCCAAACGATTAAAGAACCACCTGGCATAAAAAGCAGGAATGTCTGTCGACCGACTGGCAGAAATTATGATCGGAGCTGTTGCTTCAACTCTGATACCAGAATCAGTAGTGATAAGTAGTTTATCAGTTACCATAACAATCACGAAGATATCGAATTATTCGTTGATTTTATAATAAATGATAGTATGATAGTTGTTTTCAAAAGATTATCGGGGTAAGATAAACCAAAAACGCGAACCTTTGCCGATTTCTGAGCTTACTCCGATCTTTCCTTTTTGTTGTTCTACGATACTCTTACAGATGGAAAGTCCCAAGCCCGTTCCCTGTTTGAAGTCATTTCCTTTATAGAAACGGTCGAAAACATGCAACTGGACCTCTTCACTCATTCCCTCACCCGTATCCGTTACCGAAAACTCGATTTCATCCGGACGAAGTTCATAAGCCAGCGTGATGGAACCTTCTGCGGTATGCTTGATCGCATTATTGACAAAATTAGAAAAGAGCTGGCTCAGCCGTACATGATCGAACCGGAAGACACAAGGCTCCAGCCCCGGCCGACAACGAAGTTCCACATCACCGTGAATTTTAATTTTCATGGATTTCACCAAATCATCCAGGAATCCTTTCAACTCGATATCCATAGGCTTGAACTCAATCGTGTTCGCTTCTATCTTCGCCAGGTCCAGCACATCGGAAATCAACTGTAATAGAAGCTCATTGTTCTTTTGGATTATTTCGACGAACTGCAATTGCTCTTCCCTGTCTTCCGCATCGACCAACAAGGTCGAGAAACCGACAATCGCGTTTAACGGAGTCCGTATCTCATGGCTCATATTCGCCAGGAAAGCTGATTTCAACCGGTCCAGTTCTTCCGCCTTTTCCCGCTGCTGTTCCGTTTCCTTCAGTTCTGTGATATCATAATTCACGCAGATCATCTCGATCTTGTCCTGTTCTCTCTCCTGCGAAGTGCACATCACATTCACACGTATCCATTTCCAGCCATCTTCATGTTTGATACGCAATTCCTTGCGGATACTGGTCGCTTCTCCCCGCTCCACCTTATCGAAAAACTCCAGCATCACAGCCCGGTCTTCCGGATGTACACTTTTATAAGTACCTATAATCTCAGTCAGAGATGTCCCATCCTTTTCACCCAGATTCTGATACCATTGGCTGATTGCAAACCCTTCACGAGTCAGCAGGTCGAATTTGGCATATCCGACTTTCGCATAGCGGCTAACCAGGGTAAAGAAATATTCAAACTCTTCAATACGGTTGTAAGCAATCGTCTTATCAGTATTATCCAGATTAATAAAAAGATAGTTTATCAGCTCCCCTTTATTGTCATAAAGCATGCTGACCTTCGTTATCAGGTCGATCGAACTGCTCTTTCGCGTGGGATAATAGTTATTGGATGAAATATCGTTAAAGGAATAATTCAACCGAAATGAAACAGGTTTCTTCTGTTTCATTTTCTCCAGTACATCCTTCGGAAGGATCGGATTTTCAAAAACATTGATTCCCATGGCATCTCTCTTAGATGCCAAACCGAATATCTCTACATCCTTATTATTTATATCTACCAGGAAACCATCCTTGTCATACAGTTCGATTCCGACCGGTATGTTCGTATAAATATTACGCAACAACTTTTCACCACGGTCGAGCGCTTCATTGATACGTGCCATCTTTGTAATGATACTGATGATATTGGCTATGGAAGAAAGCCACTGATAATCTTCCAGATTCCACATGCGATACTTATCGACGATATCGATACCGATATAACCCCATGCTTTTTTCTTAATGATCAAAGGAATAAGTATAAAAGAAAGAACACCTCTCCGCTTCAGATACTTTTTCTCTTCGGCGGCTTCGACCGGCAGTTCATCCAGATTATTGATCATCACCGGATAAAGATTCCGTATCCGGCGGGTCGACCACGGTAAAGTAGATACCGGAATATTCTGCAACGATGAACGGACAGTGGAAACGCCGTCACTGCACACCTCATACGTACAACTGATCGTTTGTTTGTCATCACTATACTCCATTATACAGGCACGTCCTCTCGTATCGATAGAAAACAGGATCTCCGTCAGTACCAACTGGATAGAGGTCAACAAGTCGTTTGTCTGGATGAAAGAATGCAGAGCACGAGATATCGTATTCAGATGGCGAAGCAGGCTGTCCACCTGATTATCCACAGCCGGTTTATTCCCATCCACTTCACAAAAAGGTACTAACTGCAGGATGCCCAACACATAAATATTCCCATCAGCATCGACCTCTCGTTTACAAATTTTTGTCCGGACAAACTTTGTGCCGTAACAGGTCTCGATCGGAAATGTCTGCTCATAAATGCCCACTTCCCTGAAATAAGCAAACTCATTGGCTATCCTCGCCCTGTAATCCTCACGGATCAGACCTAGAAAATCTTCTGCCGGAATTGTCTTACCATCCAAATCCAACAGACTCACCAAATAATCGGAACAGATGTAACATTTCTTTTCAAAGTCAATCTCCCACCAACCAACCTGTGCCGCATCCAACAATAACTTATATTGAGCTGTATCCATTTTACCTTATTCATACTAGTATGAATACAAAATACGGTATTAAAAAGCATTTTCCCAAATTAAAATTCATTTATATTCAAAGCTTTTCAAAGATTTCGCATGAAAACAAAAAAACGGAGACCGGTAAAACCGACCTCCGCCTTCCTTGCCAGATAAAAATCTGTTATTTCAATTCCTTGATACGGATATTGCGGAACTTCACAGGTGAGCCGTGGCCCAGGAATCCGATATGTCCCTTCTTATTGAACAAGCCCGGATGTTCCTTACCGTCAGGTGTGCCGTTCTTAACTGCGTCGCGGATATTTCCTTCCAGGATCACTACGCCGTTTACAGTTACACGGATATTATCACCGTTGGCAACGATCTCTTCTTCATTCCATTCACCCACCGGCTTAAAGGCCTTGTGGTGATCGGCATTCGTAGGGATAATGCCATAAACGGAACCGTGGTGCTGATATTTGGTAATATCCTTATAAATAGGATGTTCGCAATCCAAAATCTGAATTTCCATACCTACATAAGCAGCATCGCCTTCCATCGGAGTACGGATACCCACACCGTTGTTTGCACCCGGAGTCAGCTGGAACTCAAAGCGATAAACAAAGTTTCCAAATTCATCTTTCGTATACAGGTTTCCACCGTAACTTTTACTCGGGATCATAGAGATGCAGCCGTCTTCAATCGTATAATCGACCGTGTTGCCTGTCCATTGGTGCATATTCGTACCGTCGAACAACACCTTGAAACCTTCTTTCTGTTCTTCTGCAGACAGTTTGAACGGTTCTTTGCGTTCCAACTCTTTCACATAGATATCACGGTAATATACCTTGCTGCCATGCGCCTGCAATTCGATCTGTTCGATCGGGAAGATCGGTTGCTTGCGATCCCAATAGTTTTCAAGGATCACGTCGTCCACCACTTTTTCTCCGTTCAGGATAACCGTTACGCGATCGCCCACCATCTTGATGTAGAAGCTGTTCCATTCGCCCAGCTTGTTATCTGCCACCTTAGACGGCTTGCTCGGATTCACCTG
This is a stretch of genomic DNA from Parabacteroides chongii. It encodes these proteins:
- the murB gene encoding UDP-N-acetylmuramate dehydrogenase; its protein translation is MRIEENYSLEKHNTFHLPVKTRWFMEYTNEEELGRILRDEYFQECLSLHIGCGSNLLFINDFNGIILHSAIKGISVEKETDEHIWLRVGAAEKWDDVVAHAVANGWGGIENLSLIPGEAGAAAIQNIGAYGAEIKDVIESVETYNQLTFEKRIFTNEECQYGYRSSYFKNEHNDPYIVTYILLRLDKKPVFSINYGNLKEALSAYPEVTLDAVRQAVITIREEKLPDPEKLGNAGSFFMNPVIPSAQFDKLKEQYPAIPSYPAGEGKVKVPAGWLIEQCGFKGKSHGQVGVYEKQALVLVNLGEAKGHEIALVAESIRTAVKDRFGIEIMPEVKYVG
- the upp gene encoding uracil phosphoribosyltransferase — protein: MKIVNLGESNSVLNRFVSELRDVNIQKDSLRFRRNIERIGEIMAYEISKDFAYSRKEIQTPLGIAPMNTPDDRIVISTILRAGLPYHQGFLSYLDYAENAFVSAYRKYKDRLNFDIHIEYIASPRLTEKTLIITDPMLATGSSMELAYEALLTKGHPSHIHVASIIASKQAIEYLQRKMPDDKTTIWIAALDDELDDHSYIIPGLGDAGDLAYGEKE
- a CDS encoding MBL fold metallo-hydrolase, producing the protein MKITFLGTGTSTGVPEIGCQCEVCTSKDPRDWRLRTSVLVETEGKRILLDCGPDFRWQMIQSKTYQLDAVLISHEHYDHVGGLDDLRPFTRDKSVDIYAEENVAEAIRTRIPYVFREHKYPGVPKLELHDIDDTPFVAAGLPIVPVRVMHGRLPILGYRIGNMAYLTDLKSLPEEEFAKLQGLDVLILTALRKGEHPAHESLDEALALIECLRPKEAFLIHMSHRIGLHAEVEKMLPEHVHLAYDGLVHPV
- a CDS encoding ATP-binding protein, producing the protein MDTAQYKLLLDAAQVGWWEIDFEKKCYICSDYLVSLLDLDGKTIPAEDFLGLIREDYRARIANEFAYFREVGIYEQTFPIETCYGTKFVRTKICKREVDADGNIYVLGILQLVPFCEVDGNKPAVDNQVDSLLRHLNTISRALHSFIQTNDLLTSIQLVLTEILFSIDTRGRACIMEYSDDKQTISCTYEVCSDGVSTVRSSLQNIPVSTLPWSTRRIRNLYPVMINNLDELPVEAAEEKKYLKRRGVLSFILIPLIIKKKAWGYIGIDIVDKYRMWNLEDYQWLSSIANIISIITKMARINEALDRGEKLLRNIYTNIPVGIELYDKDGFLVDINNKDVEIFGLASKRDAMGINVFENPILPKDVLEKMKQKKPVSFRLNYSFNDISSNNYYPTRKSSSIDLITKVSMLYDNKGELINYLFINLDNTDKTIAYNRIEEFEYFFTLVSRYAKVGYAKFDLLTREGFAISQWYQNLGEKDGTSLTEIIGTYKSVHPEDRAVMLEFFDKVERGEATSIRKELRIKHEDGWKWIRVNVMCTSQEREQDKIEMICVNYDITELKETEQQREKAEELDRLKSAFLANMSHEIRTPLNAIVGFSTLLVDAEDREEQLQFVEIIQKNNELLLQLISDVLDLAKIEANTIEFKPMDIELKGFLDDLVKSMKIKIHGDVELRCRPGLEPCVFRFDHVRLSQLFSNFVNNAIKHTAEGSITLAYELRPDEIEFSVTDTGEGMSEEVQLHVFDRFYKGNDFKQGTGLGLSICKSIVEQQKGKIGVSSEIGKGSRFWFILPR
- a CDS encoding DUF1848 domain-containing protein, producing MVTDKLLITTDSGIRVEATAPIIISASRSTDIPAFYARWFFNRLDKGYCVWYNPFNRQKMYVSFGRCKVIVFWTKNPKPILPYLKELDKRGIHYYFQVTLNDYVNEGLEPNVPSVEQRIDTFRQLSDQIGHERMIWRFDPLIITPTITPRMLLSRIWKIGNRLKGYTDKLVFSFVDVKAYHKVQNNLVKETNCFTKEGVETAEMNAMQRQEVVEGLVKLREVWASEGWHVTLATCAEDIDLVVYGIEHNRCIDGELMERVFGDDYELVYYLRTGKFPEPDLFGLLPAIPDKQKNLKDKGQRKICGCMVSKDIGMYNTCRHFCVYCYANTNRECVKRNMTRYSDDSESLIE
- a CDS encoding HU family DNA-binding protein, with translation MNKAELIEALADKAGLQKQKAKKVLDAYIEIVTEKMSQKEEITLIGFGTLIPRPQTSRLARNPKTGTPVQIPARTTVKFKPGKFLLEAMNGTGEKK